Genomic DNA from Eleutherodactylus coqui strain aEleCoq1 chromosome 8, aEleCoq1.hap1, whole genome shotgun sequence:
TGATGAAACGGCCGAACTGTTTAtattaaccctaaggcctcatgtccacggggaaaatcaggcccgctacagattatccagggagaatccgcagcgggtccctcctgccccgcggacatgtggccaaaaaataagaattaactcacctctcgcccgctccagatcttcccttcttcgcagcttcatcttctctccgtcgcagccggattttctttcttcggcccggcggatgcgcagggcacgtcggttacgtgccccgtgcatgcgccggctcgaagaaaaaagatccggccacgacggagagaagatgaagccgcggcgaagagaagatccggagcgggtgagtaaattccaattttggtctcccgcggatccggacggcttccgtaggcttcaatagaagcccgcgggagccgtccccgcgggagacccgcacgaaaatggagcatggtccagatttttccatgctccatttttaaaaaaatcacttttattgaccatccgcgggtatttatctacgcgcgggtggtcaatgcatccctatgggatgcagattcgcgagcaggagaagagttaaaatccgctgcggattttcattcttcttttgcccgtggacatgaggcctaagtctcctGCATCCAAGTGTAGTAGATGACCCCCACCGGCTGGTTGTGGTGTTAGCGGTCCGGCGCGCTCCTGTTGGTTGCGGTGTACAGAGGAGCACCTGACACATCAGCCGGATACACCggagtcagagaggaagccatgGCTGCTACTTCTGTCTAGTGACTGATacatgtaactgcaggtgcagatcCTGATTTCAATTtgcgctgcgcctgcagttacacgcATCGGCCACTAGACAGGAGTCGGAGCCTCGGCTTCCTCTCTGATCCCGGCGCTGCCTGGGAAACCCCTCTAACTCTTATCACTGGACAAGTCTGGTCTGTGGGGTCCTcggcgctgagacccccacccatcccaAGGACGGGGATTCTGCTTGTCCCGTCCTTCTCGCTGCCCCCTTGTAATAAGGACGCTCACAGGCATTTTTTTGCTGTTGCATTTTCAACGCAACTTTCAAATGATGACTAACCACCATCTCACCTGGgctctcagacgagcgttttggcgcttttttttgcacacgctaaACCGAGCGCTGCATGTTGTATCTTTCAGCGCAGTCACTCATTTTTGGCGCActgatcgcccattgaaatgaatggggtgcatgAAAAACGGAGTAAAAGCGCGGCACAAAGCCGTATATTGCGTCTTACGTAGCTTGTTTCACTACCGGGAGGAGAAAAAAAGTCAGATCGTCCTGCGTTGTCATTGTACGCAAGTATACAGGCGAGCACACAAATACAGTAAAAACTAATTTCTAAACGCTTGTGTGATTGCGGCCTCAGGAGACAGAATGGCGCGATGGCCGAGCGTGCGTCCGCCTCTCGATTCATTCCGATGGGGCTGACAAACATGGCCGAGCGTATCGCTAACGTTTCCTACATGTTACGCCCCGACGGGAACACGGAAGGCTGCGAATAGTGGAACAATgtggtctgttaaccccttaaggaccggtcTGAGTCCGTATTACTGAGCAGAATCGCACTCAAGCCCCACGGGACGGTAAACGGATAATCGCGCATATTCACTGTTTTTACATATGTTGCCAGGAGACGGTGGAAAGCGGGATGaggagcatttttttcacatcaaACCCCTCCCCCATCGCCAAAAAACCCCACAGTGAATACGGATGCCATAAACCACACTTACGCAGCGAGACTGTTGAATTTGTCACTGACCGGAGCCGCATGTGTCTGTGTATGAGGCGTTAAGGCACATCCTCGCACGGTTCCTCGCACGGGACGGCTGCATGTAATGGCGCAGTAATTGTGATAGGCAGTATTTATTGCATCAGCAGAAGCTCCGCCCACTTGTCAGTAAGATTGTGCGCCCATCTGGGCTGACTGTAACTTCCTACACTGCATCCTGTTATGGGGGTCTCCAGACCTGAAGAAGGGGCTTCTCCCACGGGAGTAATGAGGCTCCCAAACTGTTAGGCACCCCCTAATCCGGGGGGTGAAGATAATGGCGTTCTGTATGTATAGAGGAACATACAAATCCGATGGTGTGAGCTGCTGCAGCGCTTCTTGTGTCGGCCTACTGGATCATCTGCGCGGTGACTGAGCTGCTGGCAGGGAGTGTTGGTACTGATTATTGAGCAGCCTCAGGACCACTAGTACTGTCTGTTTAGCCCCTCCCTCAttggctcctcccccctccttatCATATTCTCTCTTTTAGATTTTGAAAGGTGCTGGAGAGTTTGTAAAGGGGCTGAGATGCACCCCAAGCGACGATGAGCTGGTGAAGATCTACGTCTTGAGCGAGCAGGCGGGCTTGTCGAATCTGAACCTAGGTACGTGGGACGGCGAGTGGCGCTGACTTGTGGTTGtgcattcactgacaacaagcagagatcttagatGAAGTGGGACTCGGGCAGCCAACCAGGTTCAGCCCTTGTCTTATTAGCTGGCCTCAGTGGCTCCACCCCTTTGCCAGCAGCAGTGTTGATGGTTCCCTGTTATCACATTATATCACAAATTCGGAATGCGGTCGGAAGCGCAGAACATTCTCTCAGTTTTTCTCTCCTATTCTTCTGGGTTTTATTATTCGCGATCAAATCCGCCCAATAAATACCGACCGACCAATGGCGTGAGCGCGCACCGCGGCCGTAACCACTGTACCAGAAACATGGCGTCCTTATCTCAACTGTGGCGCGGTTTCAGTGCTGGTATTTCAGCCACAAATCCCGGACATctacagaatgaatggagcgaatGGCCGTCGGCTTCTCGGACGCGTTCGGCCGCACGGCTGACGGATTCTTCTAGTTCTGAGGGTTCGGCACTAACTGTCCTGCCGCCGCCGCCAAGTATCTGATGGGGGAGGCGACTCACAAAGGTTAAATAACAGCAAGTTTGGGGTTTTTGTTTAGTACCTTCTGTAATaagtcgttccccccccccccttttcccagACGGGTAAGGGCTTCGGGTACGCCCCACATTGTGGTAATGACCCCTTCTGTCCACAAGTCTCCAGTAGAGATGGCCACATCATGGCGGCTTCCATCACTCATCCTGTATTTTCTGTTTTCTCCAGACCCGCCggacagaatttttttaaaggttttggaGGAATTGAGGAGGATGAAGGGTAAGGAGACTATCACAAGAGGCCTTCCTGTAAATGtgcgcaggggggagggggggcaggtgTTGGACGCTGCAGTTTCCAGGAAGGTCTCGTCAGACGTTGACCTCTGCTGggggtacagggggcatcactcccatcatcctgtCTCCCTTTGTCTTCCAGACACCCCCCAGAGCGAGGCTCGGGCGCAGTACATCGATATGATGACGTATCTACAGGCAAAAGACTGCAAACCATGAAGGGTTAATGCGCGCGGCCGGCGGTCTGGAGTGGCGCTCTTGTATTAATAAAAGCATTACTTTAAATCTTTTGTCTTGTCATTGGTTGGGGACATGTTGGGGGTGGGTGACCCCTTTTCCCAAGGAAGAGGGTATACTGGGGGCAGCTATCATACTGGGGTTGGCATCTGCCACTGCCATGTCACTGAagcctagactggtagagttggaagggacccccagggtcatcgggtcggaccccctgctcagtgcagtatcactaaatcatcccagacagatgcctgtccagccacAACCTACATAAGAGTGGGATGACCTGTAGCGCCCCCACAACAGTACTGGATGCCTGTGAGATTTGTCATGCAGCTTCAGGGCCCGCAGCACGCTTGGGGTTAatgccgtgatggcgaacctatgacacgcgtgtcagcactgccacgcgtagccatagtcgctgacacgcggccgctcccccgttaatgaataccggtaggggccgtggctcccctgctggtattcattaaccagcactactaacagcgctgatcccggtgcacactgtgatgtcagtgtgcaccaggatcctccttcccccttcccccgacgtctcttacctgttggttccgcgggagcgtccgggggagaaggtgtcctgcaacacactgacgtcacagtgtgcgcgggagatcatcgctgctggagggcgccgggcacaggaggagcggagcatccaCGAGGTAAGTACATATGGGGGGGTCCGctggggggcatctgtgtgtggggcaggtaatgctgggggccgctgtgtggggggcagctaatgccgggggccgctgtgtggggggcagctaatgccagggggccgctgtgtgg
This window encodes:
- the LOC136577443 gene encoding putative acyl-CoA-binding protein is translated as MAEILKGAGEFVKGLRCTPSDDELVKIYVLSEQAGLSNLNLDPPDRIFLKVLEELRRMKDTPQSEARAQYIDMMTYLQAKDCKP